The following coding sequences lie in one Agarivorans sp. Alg241-V36 genomic window:
- the rnhB gene encoding ribonuclease HII, producing MTPFVYPSGYSVFAGVDEVGRGPLVGDVVTAAVILDPKQPITGLNDSKKLSEKKRLPLAEEIKKHAIAWAIGRATPQEIDELNILHATMLAMSRAVAALSVTPEFALIDGNREPQLNIPCQAVIKGDGLVAEISAASIIAKVARDQEMVELDARYPEYQFAKHKGYPTALHLEMLEKHGAIAEHRRSFKPVQRVLGEL from the coding sequence ATGACGCCTTTTGTTTATCCTTCTGGTTATTCTGTTTTCGCTGGCGTTGATGAAGTAGGGCGTGGTCCCTTAGTGGGTGACGTGGTAACCGCAGCGGTCATCCTTGATCCTAAGCAGCCTATTACCGGATTAAACGATTCTAAAAAGCTCTCCGAGAAAAAACGATTGCCTCTCGCCGAAGAGATAAAGAAACATGCCATCGCCTGGGCGATAGGGCGAGCAACTCCGCAAGAAATAGATGAGCTAAACATTTTGCATGCAACCATGCTGGCGATGTCTAGAGCCGTTGCGGCCTTGAGCGTTACTCCTGAGTTTGCTTTGATCGATGGTAATCGAGAGCCTCAACTAAATATTCCCTGCCAAGCGGTAATTAAAGGTGATGGTTTGGTAGCCGAGATTAGCGCCGCGTCTATTATCGCAAAAGTGGCGCGAGACCAAGAAATGGTCGAGCTCGATGCCCGCTATCCAGAATATCAGTTTGCTAAACACAAAGGCTATCCCACAGCCTTGCATTTGGAAATGCTAGAAAAACATGGTGCAATTGCCGAGCATCGCCGTAGTTTTAAACCGGTACAACGGGTTTTAGGAGAGCTGTAG